In the Podospora bellae-mahoneyi strain CBS 112042 chromosome 4, whole genome shotgun sequence genome, one interval contains:
- a CDS encoding hypothetical protein (EggNog:ENOG503P3A1; COG:S), which translates to MKASWLLSFIGLSLLARRARCTDYPLLPYDPETTSDCADWFNNDDGRSCKWVRDYFEATPEEFSRWNPSVGLNCEPWYEWNSYCVITWTKINSTLPATSKTTTTSSSTTTAPILGPSPTAWTDMGCYVEDPELPILDVNFNPNGDSSLSVPKCWQTCYRRFYDYAGVQNGNQCWCGSYVGGEWAANQTSCNSPCTGNPSTFCGGPGFIRIYKAEQNVPPVTTTSTTGTVSSTSTSTSGAKRNLDAVKNMGIF; encoded by the coding sequence ATGAAGGCCTcttggttgttgtctttCATTGGGCTGTCGCTTCTCGCACGCAGAGCGAGATGCACCGACTACCCTCTACTTCCATACGACCCAGAAACCACCTCTGACTGTGCCGACTGGTTCAACAATGACGATGGCCGGTCTTGCAAGTGGGTGCGCGACTACTTCGAGGCTACTCCAGAGGAGTTCAGTCGTTGGAATCCATCTGTCGGCCTCAACTGCGAGCCGTGGTACGAATGGAATTCGTACTGCGTCATCACATGGACCAAGATCAACAGCACCCTGCCGGCTACGAGCAAGACCACAACTACGAGCAGctcgaccaccaccgcgcCCATTCTAGGGCCCTCGCCAACAGCCTGGACTGATATGGGCTGCTATGTCGAGGACCCAGAGCTTCCCATTCTTGACGTCAATTTCAACCCCAACGGAGACTCGTCTCTGAGCGTTCCCAAGTGCTGGCAGACGTGCTATCGCCGTTTCTACGATTATGCCGGCGTTCAAAACGGCAACCAGTGCTGGTGCGGCTCCTATGTCGGCGGCGAGTGGGCTGCCAACCAGACCAGCTGCAACTCGCCCTGCACAGGCAATCCTAGTACCTTTTGCGGCGGTCCTGGATTCATTCGGATTTACAAGGCCGAGCAAAACGTGCCTCCTGTCACCACAACTTCAACCACCGGCACTGTCAGTTCGACGAGCACATCTACTTCTGGCGCGAAGCGTAACTTAGATGCTGTCAAAAACATGGGTATATTCTAG
- a CDS encoding hypothetical protein (CAZy:CBM50; COG:G; EggNog:ENOG503P0A2), giving the protein MLSSTSTLVLLGGLFSAVAAGKPASVVKARDGLTPSLPYDPNTTSQCFWWVDITSATTCDTIVRENYITLEQLRRWNPSLASTSGCSLQVGRSYCVEAIDDSEPSPGPSSTSTSSTTSVSSALTSSSSTVVVTTSTSSSSTVAPPVTTTKPGNGITTPTPTQATIVDNCDAFHFVTAGQTCEVVASLYRISQDQFKAWNPSVGASCTGLWANAYACVSIIGHEPSPTTSGNGITTPTPTQATIVNNCDEFYFVANGDTCESVAAKHGITQAQFLSWNPSVGSTCTGLWANAYACVSIIGHTPTKPTTTTSAGNGIATPTPIQPNMVKNCDLFYKVKSGDTCAAIAASKGITVAQFTSWNPYVGSGCTLLWLDYYVCISIVGHTPTPVNPGNGIQTPTPYQDGMTSSCKTFHFVQSGQTCQTITQRYGITQANFVRWNPAVRNDCTGMWANAYVCVAVL; this is encoded by the exons ATGTTGTCCTCGACATCCacccttgtcctccttggcgGTCTTTTCTCGGCTGTGGCCGCTGGAAAACCTGCCTCTGTGGTAAAGGCTCGCGACGGCCTCACGCCGTCGCTTCCCTATGACCCAAACACGACAAGCCAGTGTTTTTGGTGGGTTGATATCACCTCAGCCACCACCTGCGACACCATTGTCAGGGAGAACTACATCACCCTGGAACAACTGAGGCGCTGG AACCCATCACTTGCTAGCACCTCAGGCTGTAGCTTGCAGGTCGGAAGGTCGTACTGCGTTGAGGCCATTGATGACTCGGAGCCTTCGCCAGGACCCTCGtcgacctcaacctcgagcaCGACGAGCGTGTCCTCCGCCTTGACTTCCAGTTCCAGCACTGTCGTTGTGAccacctccacttcctcttcatctacTGTCGCTCCCCCAGTAACAACCACGAAGCCCGGAAATGGTATCACCACGCCTACCCCCACGCAGGCCACCATTGTTGACAACTGTGACGCTTTCCACTTTGTCACGGCCGGCCAGACCTGCGAGGTGGTTGCTTCGCTCTACCGGATCTCTCAGGATCAGTTCAAAGCGTGGAACCCCAGCGTGGGTGCTTCTTGCACCGGATTGTGGGCTAATGCTTACGCTTGTGTATCCATCATCGGCCATGAGCCGTCGCCCACCACATCCGGcaacggcatcaccacccctaCCCCAACTCAGGCCACCATTGTCAACAACTGCGATGAGTTCTATTTCGTCGCGAACGGTGACACTTGCGAGAGTGTAGCAGCAAAGCACGGCATCACCCAGGCTCAGTTCCTCAGCTGGAACCCAAGCGTAGGCTCAACCTGCACTGGACTCTGGGCCAATGCCTACGCCTGCGTCTCCATCATCGGCCACACCCCTACCAagcctaccaccaccactagcGCCGGCAATGGCATCGCCACCCCTACCCCTATCCAACCCAACATGGTCAAGAACTGCGATCTTTTCTACAAGGTCAAGTCGGGAGACACCTGTGCCGCTATCGCCGCGTCAAAGGGAATCACCGTGGCCCAGTTTACCTCTTGGAATCCCTATGTTGGGTCTGGCTGCACTCTCTTGTGGTTGGATTATTATGTTTGCATCTCCATTGTTGGACACACCCCTACGCCTGTCAACCCGGGCAATGGTATTCAGACGCCTACCCCGTATCAGGATGGAATGACTAGCTCATGCAAGACCTTCCACTTTGTCCAGTCTGGCCAGACTTGCCAGACCATCACTCAGCGCTACGGGATTACTCAGGCAAACTTTGTGAGGTGGAATCCGGCTGTTAGGAACGACTGCACTGGCATGTGGGCCAATGCCTATGTCTGTGTTGCTGTTTTGTAG
- a CDS encoding hypothetical protein (EggNog:ENOG503P0NF; COG:Q) codes for MASASSSASGPVPTGATLDWDWNTVLTAAQSSKLTLLVVAPSIACFLWFFVAYQTSPLKKYPGPFLAGWTNLWRLSKVYGAEYAQTMKKLHEKYGPIVRIGPNLLDLDFPELSRTIYNTDGKWVKSDFYKNSSSIIDGKITYHMFSETNNVEHARLKRPVVRHYSVPAVLAMEAHMDKVVADLLQHLKKRFVEPRKVCNFGDWLGYCESGPRHRLPGYEHTLTRSDAWDFLGIVTFSTKFGYMEKGYDFDGTLAVADQSIDYLALCGQMPWTDYILDKNPIYPLGPPNISNVTNIAIQKMTARLKGEDKVFNPEKPDFLQYFIESKSTHPEIVDEGKIIGYLLLNLIAGADTTAITLRALFYYTLKDQRVWKKLESEVRSVFKAFEPAAHSKARALPYLDAVVNETLRYHPAVSMIMERIVPEGGLVLPDGSVVPGGQMVGMNPYIVGRNKKVFGENADDFYPDRWLQRDGENDEQYKERMQLWNQAMLQFGGGSRICLGRNLSMMEVYKLVPTLLSTFDIELEDPNEVWWYSSRWFYRTKGVNCRLRPRSD; via the exons ATGGCTTCAGCTTCGTCATCAGCCAGCGGCCCAGTGCCAACCGGCGCAACGCTGGACTGGGATTGGAACACTGTCCTCACCGCTGCTCAAAGCAGCAAGCTGACCCTTCTAGTGGTTGCCCCTTCCATCGCTTGCTTTTTGTGGTTTTTTGTCGCCTACCAGACCTCACCGCTGAAGAAGTATCCCGGGCCATTTTTAGCAG GATGGACAAATCTGTGGCGGTTATCCAAGGTCTACGGGGCCGAGTATGCCCAGACAATGAAGAAGTTACATGAGAAGTACGGCCCCATTGTCAGGATAGGACCAAATCTCCTGGACCTTGACTTCCCTGAGCTTTCTCGCACCATCTACAACACCGATGGCAAATGGGTCAAGTCAGACTTCTACAAAAACAGCAGCTCCATCATCGATGGCAAGATCACCTACCACATGTTTAGCGAGACCAACAATGTCGAGCATGCCAGACTGAAGAGACCTGTTGTGCGCCACTACTCGGTCCCGGCCGTGCTGGCTATGGAGGCACACATGGACAAGGTGGTGGCCGACCTGCTCCAACACCTCAAGAAACGTTTTGTTGAGCCCAGGAAGGTCTGCAACTTTGGCGACTGGCTAGGATACTGTGAGTCTGGACCCCGCCATCGCCTTCCTGGCTATGAACATACTCTAACACGCTCAGATGCCTGGGATTTCCTCGGTATCGTCACCTTCAGCACCAAGTTCGGCTACATGGAAAAGGGCTACGACTTTGATGGCACCCTCGCTGTTGCCGACCAGTCCATCGACTATCTGGCTCTCTGCGGCCAAATGCCCTGGACTGACTACATCCTCGACAAGAACCCCATCTACCCTCTCGGCCCacccaacatctccaacgtGACCAACATTGCCATCCAGAAGATGACGGCCCGTCTCAAGGGCGAGGATAAGGTGTTCAACCCCGAGAAGCCCGATTTCCTGCAGTACTTTATCGAGTCCAAGTCGACCCACCCAGAGATCGTTGACGAGGGCAAGATTATTGGTTATCTTCTTTTGAACT TGATCGCCGGTGCCGACACCACAGCCATCACCCTGCGCGCCCTCTTCTACTACACCCTCAAGGACCAGCGTGTGTGGAAAAAGCTCGAATCCGAAGTCCGCTCTGTCTTCAAGGCCTTCGAACCCGCGGCCCACAGCAAAGCCCGTGCCCTCCCCTACTTGGATGCCGTTGTCAACGAAACACTCCGTTACCACCCTGCTGTTTCCATGATCATGGAGCGCATCGTCCCCGAAGGTGGCCTCGTCCTCCCTGATGGCTCTGTCGTCCCAGGTGGCCAAATGGTCGGTATGAACCCTTACATTGTCGGTCGTAACAAGAAGGTCTTTGGTGAGAACGCCGATGACTTTTACCCTGACCGGTGGCTGCAGCGGGATGGGGAGAATGACGAGCAGTACAAGGAAAGGATGCAGCTGTGGAATCAAGCCATGCTTCaatttggtggtgggtctAGGATCTGCCTTGGGAGGAACTTGAGTATGATGGAGGTGTACAAGCTTGTGCCTACGTTGCTGTCGACGTTTGACATTGAGCTGGAGGACCCTAATGAGGTTTGGTGGTATAGCAGTCGGTGGTTTTACAGGACGAAGGGGGTTAATTGTAGGTTGAGGCCTAGGAGTGAttaa
- a CDS encoding hypothetical protein (EggNog:ENOG503P15K), producing the protein MTLKGDAVWALGVMWFLCTLVFLLMCLRLYTRIVCLSSYGLDDHIYIAAFIFLLIFTVFIHLSGTVGFGQTMEEIGDMELVVKATLYECIGQGFAIVGMAIAKASLGTFLLRLVTVKWHRIAIWSALGLVSGASIAQVLCFWLSCVPVNYVYDRRIEGGYCPIDTRPTSYLLCTSTIVVDFFFALFPWLIVMPLQMPKREKFTIAGSMSLGLIAAAAGIVRTFEVEGLYTASYLKDSVGLIVWSSAEMAITLICIGIPVCRPLYKRAFRRLLGESTSGYHKQSGGKDGQGSSHALQTIGGGILGSDGKPISKKLAQSQQISANKDGRTTVTGQNESTDDISFTDVKLGVDGPFTRTTVGRGSDGSVGNGNSSDEEILNEYRRSQMDDHNGRVVRVDVEEGRVQHGEHSQAHNHNGIMITETYRVERS; encoded by the exons ATGACGCTCAAAGGTGACGCCGTGTGggcgttgggggtgatgtggTTTTTGTGTACCCTGGTGTTCTTGCTGATGTGCCTCCGACTGTACACCCGCATCGTCTGCTTGTCGTCTTACGGACTTGACGACCACATCTACATTGCGGCCTTT ATCTTtctcctcatcttcaccgtCTTTATCCACCTCTCGGGAACCGTGGGCTTTGGGCAGACGATGGAGGAAATCGGCGACATGGAACTAGTAGTGAAAGCCACTTTGTACGAGTGTATCGGTCAAGGCTTTGCCATCGTCGGTATGGCCATCGCCAAGGCGTCTCTGGGTACTTTCTTGCTCCGTCTCGTCACTGTGAAGTGGCACAGAATCGCCATTTGGTCAGCCCTGGGGCTCGTGAGCGGCGCCTCCATTGCCCAAGTTCTGTGCTTCTGGCTCTCATGCGTTCCCGTCAACTACGTCTACGACCGCCGCATCGAGGGGGGCTACTGCCCCATTGACACAAGGCCGACTTCTTATCTTCTCTGCA CTTCCACCATCGTCGTCGACTTCTTTTTCGCTCTCTTTCCCTGGTTAATCGTCATGCCCTTACAAATGCCCAAACGCGAAAAGTTCACCATCGCCGGTAGCATGAGTCTCGGCTTGAT TGCTGCCGCAGCTGGCATCGTTCGCACCTTCGAAGTCGAAGGCCTCTACACAGCCTCGTACCTCAAGGACTCCGTCGGTCTCATCGTCTGGTCCTCCGCCGAGATggccatcaccctcatctgCATCGGCATTCCCGTCTGTCGTCCCCTCTACAAGCGCGCCTTCCGACGTCTCCTCGGCGAGAGCACCAGCGGCTACCACAAGCAATCCGGCGGCAAGGACGGTCAAGGGTCCTCTCACGCTCTGCAAACCATCGGCGGTGGCATTCTGGGCTCCGACGGCAAACCGATCTCAAAGAAGCTTGCGCAATCGCAGCAGATATCTGCCAATAAGGATGGTCGCACCACGGTTACAGGGCAGAATGAGAGCACAGATGATATCAGCTTTACGGATGTCAAATTGGGCGTTGATGGGCCATTTACACGGACgacggtggggagggggtctGACGGGAGTGTAGGCAACGGGAACAGCTCTGATGAGGAGATCCTCAATGAGTACAGGCGGAGTCAGATGGACGACCACAACGGGCgcgtggtgagggtggatgttgaggagggaagggtgCAACATGGGGAGCACAGTCAGGCGCACAATCACAACGGTATCATGATTACAGAAACCTACCGAGTGGAAAGGTCCTGA
- a CDS encoding hypothetical protein (EggNog:ENOG503Q4HD; COG:E), with protein sequence MGCCPSIKTAVNPSDCHPPTNPKIHLIKFQLDQSPRTSHFIMSPSAVDTVQQTVDEIKEKVIPVQNKEQVPEVVEDKGVQVQEEELPELYTNHKEPLKLSGALEVFDSFDVTPVIGREYSNVDLVKLLRAPNSDELLRDLAITISQRGVVFFRKQEGLTDDLQKELVQRLGQLSGKPETSGLHIHPISNAAREHGGKDDEISVISSEQAKKLYADRFASAWNGGKHRQSGKGQWHSDITFEPIPSDYALLKLTQLPKTGGDTLWASGYELYDRISPKLRGFLDTLTAYYAQPLFTDAAKRNGFSIYSGERGAPENVGDVLEAIHPVIRTNPVTGWKSVFAVGHHVKRIHGLSDEESKHFLDWFVQLIVENHDLQVRFKWKDVNDVAIWDNRSVYHAATPDYIFEDGLGERKGSRAVSLGEKPYYDPQSTSRREALRK encoded by the exons ATGGGATGCTGTCCGTCTATAAAGACAGCAGTTAATCCGTCTGATTGCCATccaccaacaaacccaaagaTTCACCTCATAAAGTTTCAACTTGATCAATCTCCACGCACCTCGCACTTCATCATGTCTCCCTCGGCAGTCGATACAGTCCAACAAACTGTGgacgagatcaaggagaaggtcATTCCAGTCCAGAATAAGGAGCAAGTGCCAGAGGTTGTCGAGGACAAGGGTGTCCAAGTTCAAGAGGAAGAACTCCCAGAGCTCTATACGAACCACAAGGAGCCTTTGAAGCTCAGTGGCGCCCTTGAGGTCTTTGACTCCTTCGATGTTACCCCTGTGATCGGAAGGGAATATTCCAACGTCGAcctcgtcaagctcctccGTGCTCCAAACTCGGATGAGCTGCTTCGTGATCTTGCCATTACCA TCTCTCAACGTGGTGTTGTCTTCTTTCGGAAACAGGAGGGCTTGACTGACGATCTTCAAAAGGAGTTGGTCCAGCGTCTCGGCCAGCTTTCTGGAAAGCCAGAGACTTCCGGTCTtcacatccatcccatcagcAACGCCGCCCGTGAGCATGGTGGCAAGGACGACGAGATCAGCGTCATCTCCTCAGAGCAAGCCAAGAAGCTCTACGCCGATCGCTTCGCCAGCGCATGGAACGGTGGCAAACATCGTCAGTCCGGAAAGGGCCAATGGCACTCTGATATCACCTTCGAGCCTATTCCCAGCGATTATGCTCTTCTCAAGCTGACACAGCTGCCCAAGACCGGTGGTG ACACCCTCTGGGCCTCTGGCTATGAGCTCTACGACAGAATCTCCCCCAAGCTCCGCGGCTTCCTCGATACCCTCACAGCCTACTATGCCCAGCCACTCTTCACCGATGCCGCCAAGCGAAACGGCTTCAGCATCTACTCCGGCGAGCGTGGCGCCCCCGAAAATGTCGGCGATGTCCTCGAGGCCATCCACCCCGTGATCCGCACCAACCCAGTCACCGGCTGGAAGTCAGTGTTTGCTGTCGGACACCACGTCAAGCGCATCCATGGCCTCTCTGATGAGGAGAGCAAGCACTTCCTTGACTGGTTCGTCCAGCTCATTGTCGAAAACCATGATTTGCAAGTCCGCTTCAAGTGGAAGGATGTGAATGATGTTGCTATTTGGGACAACAGGAGCGTTTACCACGCGGCCACCCCCGATTATATTTTTGAGGACGGGCTGGGCGAGCGCAAGGGGAGCAGAGCTGTCAGTCTGGGTGAGAAGCCTTACTACGACCCTCAGAGCACTAGCAGGAGGGAGGCTCTCAGGAAGTAG